A stretch of DNA from Chloroflexota bacterium:
ACTACCTTCAGCGCCTGGGGATTGACGCCATCTGGCTGTCGCCTCACTACCCGTCGCCGCTGTTTGACTGCGGGTACGACATCTCGGACTATACGGGTGTGGCGCCCGAATACGGCACGCTGGACGACTTCCGGCGGTTTCTGGACGAAGCCCACCGCCGGGGCATCCGCGTCATCCTGGATCTCGTGCTCAATCACACGTCGGATCAGCATCCCTGGTTCCTGGAATCCGCATCCAGCCGCGACAACCCCAAGGCCGACTGGTATATCTGGCGCGACGGCAAGGCCGGCGGCCCGCCCAACAACTGGCAGTCCACGTTCGGCGGCCCCGCGTGGGAATACGTCCCCGCCCGCGATCAGTACTACTACCACTACTTCTTCAAGCAGCAGCCCGACCTGAACTGGCGCAACCCCCAGGTCAAAGAGGCCATGTTCCGCGCCGCCCGCTTCTGGCTGGACATGGGTGTGGACGGCTTCCGGCTGGACGCCATCGGGACGATCTTTGAGCACCCCGCCATGCCCGACCACCCCGTGCCCATGAACATCGGCCAGTTGCGACACCTGGGCGAGTCGGCCCAGACGGCCGAGCAGCGGGCGGAATGCGCCAGGCTCTGGGACGCCATGTTCCAGTACCAGCACAGCCAGCCGGAAGTGCATGACCTGATGCGCGAGTTGCGGGCGCTGGTGGACACCTATGACGGCGACAGGGTGCTGGTGGGCGAGGACGACAACCTGGCCTATTGCCGCAATGGCGAACTGCACATGGTGTTCAACTTCCCCCTCATGCGCACGGAGCGCCTGACCCCCGCCTGGGTGCGGAAGAATCAGCGCGAGCGGCTGAGCGCCCTGGCGAGAATCTCGCCCGACGCCTGGCCGTGCAACACCCTGGGCAATCACGACTCGCCGCGCGTGTACAACCGCTTCGGCGATGGCGTCCACGACGCCGAACTGGCGCGGCTTCACCTGGTTCTCCTGCTGACCCTGCGCGGCACGCCCTTCCTGTACAACGGCGAGGAAATCGGCATGACCGACCTCATGCTGACCGACATCCGCCAGTTCCGCGACGTGCTGGGCATCTGGTTCTACCAGGCGCAGGTGGAAGAACTGGGCGTGCCGCCCGCCATCGCGCTGGAACGCGCTGCCCGCCTGACCCGCGACAAGTGCCGCACCCCCATGCAGTGGGCCCATGCGCCCAATGGCGGGTTCTGCCCCGCCGTGGTGGAACCCTGGCTGCCCGTGAACCCGAACTACGCCGACGGCGTCAACGTGGCGGAACAGGATGAAGACCCCGCCTCGCTGCTGAACTTCTACCGGCGCGCCTTGCGCCTGCGGCGGGAGACGCCCGCGCTGGTAGAAGGCGACTATGTCCCGCTGAACACCAGGGCCCAGGACTACCTGGCGTTCCTGCGGCGAACGGGGCGGCAGACCTGCCTCGTCGTGCTCAACTTCTCGGCGCGGCGGCTGGCGCTGCATGCGACGGGCGAGGCCCGCGTGCTTCTCTCCAGCCGCGCCACCGGCGACGACGCCGCCGCGCCACCCCTGCGGCCGGGCGCGAAACTCGCGATTCTCCCCTACGAGGCGATCGTCCTAGAGTGGGGCGGCGCCGCGCCGCGCATTCGCGGACAGGCTCTGTAACCGCGAGTAACGCCAATCCACGCGAATGTAGCGAGCGTAGGGGCAGGTTTCCATACCTGCCCCCGCCTCCGGCGGCTATGGAGAGTCGCCCCACGTGCTTGGGCATTGTGCCGCCATGCGTGTCTACATCTATTTCATTCACGTAGATTCGTGTTATTCGTGGATAGCTCTCCGGCGGCTATGGAAAGCCGCCCTACGTGTTTGGGCATTGTGCCGCCAGCCGAGGTGCGACGCACCTTCGCCTATCCGCGCAACCTCTACCTCACCTAATCTCCATTCGCGTAGATTCGCGTGGATTCGCGGTTGGAATCCTCTGGCCGAATCAATTTTTGTCCCGCGCCCCGTTGACATCCGACATGAGTTATGATATTATGTAGAAGACTTCAATGCAGCAGGTAGCCTATCGCTGACCAGAATGGGGAAAGGAGTGCAAACACCATGACAAGATCGCGCACCGAGTTGATGGTCAGTCGGCTGAGGGACCTTCAGGCAAGCACGCCCGATATTGAGGCTTCTGCCGTAGTCAGTGTGGACGGGCTTATCATGGCCTCGGCGCTGCCCGCGGACGTGGAAGAGGACCGGGTATCCGCCATGTCGGCAGCCATGCTATCCCTGGGCGAGCGAATCGCAAGCGAATTGGGTCGGGGCTTGTTGGAACAGGTCTATATCCGAGGCGCGCAGGGCTATGTCTTCCTGTCGGCGGTCGGCGAGGACGCCGTGCTCACCGTGCTGGCGCGGAAGGACGCCAAACTGGGACTGATCTTCCTGGACATGCGCCGCGCCGCAGAAGACCTGGCCAAACTGTTGTAATCCAGCGCCCCTCTGTTCTCGGAGGCAGTTGCGGGTGGGGAGTCCCGACCGGCCTGGTTGGGCTCCCCGTTCTTTGTGCGCAGGCCAATCAGCGGGAGAGAAAATGACCAAGTACGTATTCTGCACGGGCGGCGTCGTCTCGTCGGTAGGCAAGGGGGTTACTGCCGCATCCATCGGGCGGCTGCTCAAGAACCGCGGCCTCAAGGTGAGCATACAGAAACTGGACCCGTACCTGAACGTGGATCCGGGCACCATGAGTCCCTATCAGCACGGGGAAGTGTTCGTAACGGTGGACGGCGCGGAAACGGATTTGGACCTGGGCCATTACGAGCGATTCATTGACGAGAACCTGACGCGGGCCAACAACGTAACCACAGGGCAAATCTACTCCGAGGTCATCGCCAAGGAGCGGCGCGGCGACTACCTGGGCGGCACCATCCAGGTCATCCCCCACGTAACCAACGAGATCAAGCGGCGAATCGGCCAGGTGGCCAAGGAAAGCGCGCCCGACGTCGTCATCGTGGAAGTGGGCGGCACCGTGGGCGACATTGAGGGCCAGCCCTTCCTGGAAGCCATCCGCCAGATGCGCAAGGACGTGGGCCGCGACAACGTCCTCTACATCCACCTCACGCTGCTCCCCTACATCGGCTCCACGGGAGAACTGAAGACCAAGCCCACCCAGCACAGCGTCAAGGAACTCCGCTCCATGGGCATCCAGCCCGACGTCATCGTGTGCCGCTCCGATTACCCCGTGAGCAGCGCGCTGAAGGACAAGATCGCCCTGTTCTGCGACGTGGACCGCGAGGCGGTGGTGCCCCTGGAGACGGCGGAGACCATCTACGAAGTGCCCCTGATTCTGGAGGAGGCGGGGCTAGGCTCCTACGTGGCCGCACGCCTGGGGCTGTCCACCGGCGCCGCCGATTTGACCGAGTGGCGCGAGATGGTCAACCGCATCAAGGCGCCCAAGGAGCGGCTGGACATCGCGCTGGTCGGCAAGTACGTGCAGTTGCAGGACGCCTACATCAGCGTGCGCGAGTCGCTGATGCACGCGGGCTTCCACCGGGGCGTGGACGTGAACATCCACTGGGTCAACTCCGAGGAACTGGAGAAGGGGCGCGGGTACGACGTGCTGGGCCAGGTGGACGGCATCGTCGTCCCCGGTGGGTTCGGCTACCGCGGCATTGAGGGGAAAATCCTCGCGGCGCGGTTCGCCCGCGAGAACAAAGTCCCCTACCTGGGCCTGTGCCTGGGCATGCAGGTCATGGTCATTGAGTTCGCGCGCCACCTGGTGGGCAGCGACGAGCCGAATAGCACCGAGTTTGACCATTCCACCCGCTACCCGGTGATAGACCTGCTGCCCGAACAGCGCTCCATCTCCGATATGGGCGGCACGATGCGCTTGGGCGTGTACCCGTGCCGACTGGTGCCCGGCACGCGCGCGGCCCAGGCCTACGGCGTGCCCGAGGTGCTGGAGCGGCACCGCCACCGCTTTGAACTCAACAACGAGTTCCGCGACATGCTGACCAAAGGGGGACTCATCCACAGCGGCATCTCGCCCGACGGGCGACTGGTGGAAATCTGCGAGGTGGCCGACCACCCCTGGATGGTGGGAAGCCAGTTCCACCCGGAGTTCCAGTCGCGCCCCAACCGGCCGCATCCGCTGTTTGTGGGCTTCGTAGAGGCCGCGATACGCCACAAGGCCGCCCGCAACGCTGGCTCCCGCTAGCGGTTCTGCCAGAAGTGGGCGATGGTGCGCCGCAGCCCTTCCTCCAGCGAGACGGCAGGCTCCCAGCCCAATTCGCGGCGCGCCTTGTCGGCGTTCAGGAAACTGCGGAAGACATCGCCCGGCCTGGGCGGGTCATAGCGCGGCTCCCGCATGTAGCCGGTGATGGACTTCATCATGGCGAACAGGGCGTTGACGGTGGTTCCCCGCCCGCACCCGATGTTGTACGCCTGCCCATCGCCGCGTGACAGGGCCATCACGGCAGCGCGGGCGCAATCCTCCACGAATACGAAGTCCCGCTCCTGCTCGCCGCTGCCGTAGATCACCACCTGCTCGCCGTCCAGCATTCGCTGGGTGAAGATGGACACCACCCCCGCCTCGCCGAAGGGGTCTTGCCGAGGGCCGTACACGTTGGCCAGGCGCA
This window harbors:
- a CDS encoding alpha-glucosidase, which produces MAALKWWQKAVFYQIYPRSFADGNGDGIGDLPGIIGKLDYLQRLGIDAIWLSPHYPSPLFDCGYDISDYTGVAPEYGTLDDFRRFLDEAHRRGIRVILDLVLNHTSDQHPWFLESASSRDNPKADWYIWRDGKAGGPPNNWQSTFGGPAWEYVPARDQYYYHYFFKQQPDLNWRNPQVKEAMFRAARFWLDMGVDGFRLDAIGTIFEHPAMPDHPVPMNIGQLRHLGESAQTAEQRAECARLWDAMFQYQHSQPEVHDLMRELRALVDTYDGDRVLVGEDDNLAYCRNGELHMVFNFPLMRTERLTPAWVRKNQRERLSALARISPDAWPCNTLGNHDSPRVYNRFGDGVHDAELARLHLVLLLTLRGTPFLYNGEEIGMTDLMLTDIRQFRDVLGIWFYQAQVEELGVPPAIALERAARLTRDKCRTPMQWAHAPNGGFCPAVVEPWLPVNPNYADGVNVAEQDEDPASLLNFYRRALRLRRETPALVEGDYVPLNTRAQDYLAFLRRTGRQTCLVVLNFSARRLALHATGEARVLLSSRATGDDAAAPPLRPGAKLAILPYEAIVLEWGGAAPRIRGQAL
- a CDS encoding roadblock/LC7 domain-containing protein; this encodes MTRSRTELMVSRLRDLQASTPDIEASAVVSVDGLIMASALPADVEEDRVSAMSAAMLSLGERIASELGRGLLEQVYIRGAQGYVFLSAVGEDAVLTVLARKDAKLGLIFLDMRRAAEDLAKLL
- a CDS encoding CTP synthase, translating into MTKYVFCTGGVVSSVGKGVTAASIGRLLKNRGLKVSIQKLDPYLNVDPGTMSPYQHGEVFVTVDGAETDLDLGHYERFIDENLTRANNVTTGQIYSEVIAKERRGDYLGGTIQVIPHVTNEIKRRIGQVAKESAPDVVIVEVGGTVGDIEGQPFLEAIRQMRKDVGRDNVLYIHLTLLPYIGSTGELKTKPTQHSVKELRSMGIQPDVIVCRSDYPVSSALKDKIALFCDVDREAVVPLETAETIYEVPLILEEAGLGSYVAARLGLSTGAADLTEWREMVNRIKAPKERLDIALVGKYVQLQDAYISVRESLMHAGFHRGVDVNIHWVNSEELEKGRGYDVLGQVDGIVVPGGFGYRGIEGKILAARFARENKVPYLGLCLGMQVMVIEFARHLVGSDEPNSTEFDHSTRYPVIDLLPEQRSISDMGGTMRLGVYPCRLVPGTRAAQAYGVPEVLERHRHRFELNNEFRDMLTKGGLIHSGISPDGRLVEICEVADHPWMVGSQFHPEFQSRPNRPHPLFVGFVEAAIRHKAARNAGSR